A window of the Mesotoga prima MesG1.Ag.4.2 genome harbors these coding sequences:
- the ffh gene encoding signal recognition particle protein, which yields MFENLQEKLGRAFKLLSGKGRISEKNIEDAVKQVKLSLLEADVNYKVVKEFIGGITEKALGEEVLKSFTPDQQFIKIVRDELIKMLGEKSVPLKLSSQPSKIMMVGLQGSGKTTTTAKLGTLLRKEGRKPLLVAADVYRPAAIDQLMQLGKQIDMPVFTGDRKNPVKIVQEAMQQAVRNINDVVILDTAGRLHIDDAMMRELKEIVSAVKPDEILMVVDAMTGQDAVNSAKAFNEALELSGFVVTKLDGDARGGVILSIRHVTGKPVKFIGISEKPDGIEAFHPDRVAGRILGMGDVLSLIDKLQYNIDEEKAKEMEEKFLKNKFDLEDFLDQLKEVKKLGSIADIMEMIPGAPKDVDLAGSEKSMKRTEAIIHSMTSKERRNPKLLNYSRKQRVARGSGTTIQDVNKLLKSYDQMRSMMKQFGRKGKLLKGMKGFSF from the coding sequence ATGTTTGAGAATCTCCAGGAAAAGCTGGGCAGAGCTTTCAAGCTGCTAAGTGGAAAGGGAAGAATCTCTGAGAAGAATATAGAAGATGCTGTAAAGCAGGTCAAGTTGTCGCTTCTGGAGGCGGACGTCAACTATAAGGTTGTCAAGGAGTTTATAGGCGGCATCACTGAGAAGGCGCTTGGAGAAGAGGTACTGAAATCGTTCACGCCTGATCAGCAGTTTATAAAGATTGTCAGAGACGAACTGATCAAGATGCTTGGCGAGAAGTCGGTTCCGTTGAAGCTTTCTAGCCAGCCTTCGAAGATAATGATGGTGGGTCTTCAGGGAAGTGGGAAAACGACTACTACGGCCAAGCTGGGTACATTGTTGAGAAAGGAAGGCCGAAAACCTCTTCTCGTAGCTGCGGACGTGTACAGACCAGCGGCAATTGATCAGCTGATGCAACTTGGAAAACAGATTGATATGCCTGTTTTCACGGGCGACAGAAAGAATCCCGTAAAGATAGTTCAGGAAGCAATGCAGCAGGCGGTTAGGAACATAAATGATGTGGTGATTCTAGACACCGCGGGTAGACTTCACATAGACGATGCGATGATGAGAGAGTTGAAGGAAATCGTTTCCGCTGTTAAGCCCGATGAGATACTAATGGTTGTTGATGCCATGACTGGACAGGACGCCGTGAACTCAGCGAAGGCATTTAACGAAGCGCTCGAGCTTTCCGGGTTTGTTGTCACAAAACTCGATGGCGACGCGAGAGGCGGAGTAATTCTTTCAATAAGGCATGTAACGGGAAAACCCGTCAAGTTCATTGGAATCTCGGAAAAGCCCGACGGTATTGAGGCCTTTCATCCAGACAGAGTTGCAGGAAGAATACTGGGAATGGGCGATGTTTTGTCGCTCATCGATAAGCTACAGTATAACATTGACGAAGAAAAGGCCAAAGAAATGGAAGAGAAATTTCTCAAGAACAAATTTGATCTTGAGGACTTCCTTGATCAACTGAAAGAAGTAAAAAAGCTGGGGTCGATTGCAGACATCATGGAGATGATACCTGGCGCCCCTAAAGACGTTGATCTTGCAGGAAGCGAAAAGAGCATGAAGAGAACAGAGGCGATCATCCACTCCATGACATCTAAAGAGAGAAGGAATCCAAAGCTTCTGAACTATTCTAGAAAGCAAAGAGTAGCGAGAGGTAGCGGAACAACTATTCAGGATGTCAACAAACTCCTTAAGTCGTACGATCAGATGAGGAGTATGATGAAGCAGTTCGGAAGAAAAGGGAAACTACTTAAAGGTATGAAAGGATTTTCATTTTAG
- a CDS encoding thymidine kinase: protein MSGKLTVVVGPMYSGKTSTLLSMIEIYTLGKKRIKVFKPVIDDRYSSDHVVSHSGQMAEAINVYDSSEIKEIVSKEKGKLDAIFIDEINFFDENLLRIVEEIIFSGVDVFCVGLDLSYKHRPFAVTANLMAAADEVIKKKAVCHICGEYNATVTHRISGPTDSEIDIGGMEKYIAVCRDCYKKLNAKDWG from the coding sequence ATGTCCGGTAAGCTCACGGTCGTAGTGGGACCAATGTATTCGGGAAAGACCTCGACGCTTCTTTCCATGATTGAAATTTACACACTTGGAAAGAAGCGAATAAAGGTTTTTAAACCAGTAATAGACGACAGATACTCTTCTGATCATGTTGTAAGTCACTCCGGTCAGATGGCGGAAGCGATAAATGTTTACGATTCCTCCGAAATCAAGGAAATCGTGTCCAAGGAAAAGGGGAAACTCGACGCGATTTTTATTGATGAAATCAACTTTTTTGACGAAAACCTCCTTCGCATTGTAGAAGAGATAATCTTCAGTGGTGTAGATGTATTCTGTGTTGGTCTCGATTTAAGTTACAAGCACAGGCCTTTTGCCGTAACCGCGAATCTGATGGCTGCGGCAGACGAGGTGATAAAGAAGAAGGCTGTCTGTCACATATGCGGTGAGTACAATGCCACCGTTACTCACAGAATTTCAGGTCCAACTGACAGTGAAATAGATATAGGTGGTATGGAAAAATACATCGCGGTTTGTAGAGATTGTTACAAAAAACTGAATGCGAAAGACTGGGGCTAA
- the glyA gene encoding serine hydroxymethyltransferase has translation MWESLEKTDKQVFDIMFKELERQRNGLELIASENFVSRAVMEAMGSVMTNKYAEGYPSRRYYGGCVFVDEVEDLARERAKKLFDAGFVNVQPHSGSQANMAAYLAVAKPGDTIMGMSLSHGGHLTHGSPVNFSGKLFNAVSYGVNEETEVIDYDEVRKVALDAKPSVIVAGGSAYSRIIDFKKFRDIADEVHAVLMVDMAHFAGLVAAGLYPNPLDFAHVVTTTTHKTLRGPRGGMILTNNEEIAKSVDKMVFPGTQGGPLMHVIASKAVSFGEALRDEFKAYQQNIIYNTRRLAKSLEEKGLRIVSGGTDTHLFLVDLNPMNVTGKAAEKALEKADITVNKNTIPKETRSPFVTSGIRIGTPAITTRGMTEKEMPLIADLIIRVLENIEGEKGEISQTKVREISEEVKTLTSKFPLYSDLIHRSDAGV, from the coding sequence ATGTGGGAATCTCTAGAGAAAACTGATAAACAAGTCTTCGACATAATGTTCAAAGAGCTTGAAAGACAGAGAAACGGGCTTGAGTTGATCGCTTCAGAGAATTTTGTTTCCAGGGCTGTAATGGAAGCAATGGGATCGGTCATGACGAACAAATACGCAGAGGGTTATCCTTCCAGAAGGTATTACGGAGGATGTGTCTTCGTTGACGAAGTTGAAGATCTGGCGCGTGAGAGAGCCAAGAAACTTTTTGATGCAGGGTTTGTCAACGTCCAGCCCCATTCGGGTTCTCAGGCAAACATGGCTGCTTATCTGGCAGTTGCCAAGCCAGGTGATACGATTATGGGTATGTCTTTGAGCCACGGGGGCCATCTAACTCATGGATCTCCGGTCAATTTCTCCGGGAAACTCTTCAATGCAGTCTCTTATGGAGTCAATGAGGAAACCGAGGTAATCGACTATGATGAAGTGAGGAAAGTTGCTCTTGATGCTAAACCTTCTGTAATTGTTGCCGGCGGAAGCGCTTATTCCCGAATAATCGATTTCAAAAAATTCAGAGATATTGCCGACGAGGTACACGCCGTTCTGATGGTAGATATGGCCCACTTTGCCGGCCTTGTAGCCGCAGGACTTTACCCTAACCCCCTAGATTTTGCACATGTTGTGACGACTACGACGCACAAGACCCTGAGAGGGCCACGAGGGGGAATGATTCTCACAAATAACGAGGAGATCGCAAAGTCGGTTGACAAGATGGTGTTTCCGGGTACTCAAGGTGGCCCGCTCATGCATGTGATCGCATCAAAAGCAGTTTCGTTTGGCGAGGCTCTAAGAGACGAATTCAAGGCTTATCAGCAGAACATCATCTACAACACTCGCAGACTGGCGAAGTCGCTTGAGGAAAAAGGTCTTAGGATAGTATCTGGGGGTACAGACACACATCTGTTCCTCGTTGATCTGAATCCTATGAATGTTACTGGAAAAGCTGCGGAAAAGGCCCTGGAAAAAGCGGACATTACGGTCAACAAAAATACTATCCCAAAAGAAACCAGGTCACCTTTTGTCACCAGTGGAATAAGGATCGGAACTCCTGCGATTACTACAAGGGGCATGACTGAGAAAGAAATGCCCTTGATTGCCGATTTAATTATTCGAGTTCTAGAGAACATAGAGGGAGAAAAGGGAGAGATCTCACAGACAAAAGTGAGAGAGATCAGTGAGGAAGTCAAGACGCTAACAAGCAAATTCCCACTCTATTCAGATCTGATTCACAGGAGTGATGCAGGTGTTTGA
- the upp gene encoding uracil phosphoribosyltransferase — MQVFDQLTVVNHPLIQHKLGIMRDDQTGPKEFRELLKEITLLLTYEATRHIPTYDKEIKTPLVKMVGQCIEDKKVTVVPILRAGLGMVEGVLSLMPNASVGYIGIYRDPDTIQPVEYYSKLPSVDENTQLFVLDPMLATGVSSSWALKVVKKAGAKQISLMCLIAAPEGVRFIEKNHPDVKIFTAALDERLNDHAYIIPGLGDAGDRLYRTK, encoded by the coding sequence ATGCAGGTGTTTGACCAGCTTACGGTAGTCAACCATCCGCTTATTCAACATAAGCTTGGAATAATGAGAGATGATCAGACCGGTCCGAAGGAATTCAGGGAGCTCTTAAAAGAAATCACATTACTCCTTACTTACGAGGCGACGAGACATATACCGACGTACGATAAGGAAATCAAGACACCGCTGGTGAAGATGGTAGGCCAGTGTATAGAGGATAAGAAAGTGACGGTCGTTCCCATCCTCAGGGCCGGCCTGGGAATGGTGGAAGGAGTTCTTTCATTGATGCCCAACGCTTCGGTCGGATACATCGGAATATATAGAGATCCCGACACAATACAGCCGGTGGAGTACTATTCAAAGCTTCCGAGTGTTGATGAAAATACTCAGCTATTCGTTCTAGACCCTATGCTGGCAACGGGAGTGTCCTCATCGTGGGCTCTGAAAGTAGTGAAGAAAGCCGGGGCGAAACAAATCTCGCTAATGTGTCTCATCGCTGCTCCGGAGGGTGTAAGATTCATTGAGAAGAATCATCCCGACGTGAAGATCTTTACGGCGGCTCTCGACGAAAGACTCAACGACCATGCCTATATAATTCCGGGTCTAGGAGATGCCGGTGACAGACTTTACAGAACGAAGTAA
- a CDS encoding carbohydrate kinase family protein, with protein sequence MPVTDFTERSKFRALVLGGYLEDVEVSGSGHKASIVKTDGGSAFNVATCLSLLGAEVLFLSCFGVCDSDRWSFRSIPVMPDCAHGIFLFSGSDVIAVQKPQPVDVNQELVGILIDEEYDLLYSTLEIGQQAASVISSVKSRIKVVDPSPFHEFKGLDGLGKYDFILANEYMSFEKSDRRLIIKASEKGVYFAGKDFLPPVVGKNRFGSGDIFGSVFSLLLMNGASPEEAIGEAVKVSGEFCSQTRSVEQFMLGIRSSLNYVIRG encoded by the coding sequence ATGCCGGTGACAGACTTTACAGAACGAAGTAAGTTTAGGGCCCTGGTTCTTGGAGGTTACCTAGAGGATGTTGAAGTATCGGGCAGCGGTCACAAAGCCAGTATAGTCAAGACAGATGGAGGATCGGCATTCAATGTGGCAACCTGTCTTTCGTTACTCGGTGCTGAAGTCCTATTTTTGAGTTGTTTTGGTGTTTGCGATTCTGATCGGTGGTCTTTCAGATCAATCCCCGTTATGCCTGATTGTGCACACGGTATTTTTCTCTTCAGCGGTTCTGATGTCATTGCCGTGCAGAAACCTCAGCCTGTCGACGTAAATCAAGAGCTGGTAGGAATTCTGATCGATGAAGAGTATGATCTGCTCTACAGTACTCTGGAAATTGGTCAGCAAGCTGCATCAGTTATTAGTTCGGTGAAGTCGAGGATCAAAGTTGTTGATCCATCTCCCTTTCATGAGTTCAAAGGTCTCGATGGACTGGGGAAGTATGATTTTATTCTGGCAAATGAGTACATGTCATTTGAAAAAAGCGACAGGCGCCTGATTATAAAGGCTTCAGAAAAGGGCGTTTACTTTGCTGGTAAGGATTTTTTGCCACCCGTGGTTGGGAAGAATCGTTTCGGAAGCGGGGATATATTTGGATCGGTTTTTTCGCTGCTTCTCATGAATGGAGCATCTCCAGAAGAAGCTATTGGAGAAGCAGTAAAGGTAAGCGGAGAGTTTTGCTCACAGACCAGGTCGGTCGAGCAGTTTATGCTTGGGATAAGGAGCAGTCTTAATTACGTGATAAGGGGTTGA
- the rpsP gene encoding 30S ribosomal protein S16: MVKIRLTRMGRRNRPFFRLVVVDSQKRRDGAYIDSLGFYDPIRDPGIMSVDVDKAVSWIMKGAQPTETARSILARFGVMKKVHELKYVKESGEKAE, encoded by the coding sequence ATGGTAAAGATTAGGCTTACAAGGATGGGTAGGAGGAACAGGCCGTTTTTCAGGCTTGTCGTAGTGGATTCACAAAAGCGTAGAGACGGGGCCTATATTGACTCTCTGGGATTCTATGATCCGATAAGAGATCCCGGCATTATGAGTGTCGATGTAGACAAGGCAGTAAGCTGGATAATGAAAGGTGCTCAGCCGACTGAGACCGCAAGATCGATTCTTGCAAGGTTCGGAGTTATGAAGAAGGTCCACGAGCTGAAGTATGTCAAGGAATCGGGAGAGAAAGCAGAGTAA
- the mtnA gene encoding S-methyl-5-thioribose-1-phosphate isomerase, translating to MSHFKSLTLEWSEDRLKMIDQRKLPTAEEYVECRNHEEVYVAIREMIVRGAPAIGATAAFGYLLGAKEVLDASDEVLLDHMTTVKKRLSESRPTAVNLFWALDRMENALNSNWGLERKKLIESLERAALSIAKEDIEINKSLGRNGATVVRDGDGILTHCNAGALATVDYGTALGVMRAAVEQGKRIKIFADETRPYLQGARLTAWELIKSGIDVTLICDNMAGWVMKKGFIDLVLVGADRIAANGDAANKIGTYSVAILAQRHGIPFYIAAPLSTVDLTTASGEEIPIEERSHREITHIGNQQIAPEGVRCLNPAFDVTPSSLITGIITEKGIARPPYDVSLRGMFE from the coding sequence GTGAGTCATTTCAAAAGTTTGACACTTGAGTGGAGCGAAGACCGCCTGAAAATGATTGATCAGAGGAAGCTTCCTACGGCAGAAGAGTATGTAGAATGCAGGAACCATGAAGAAGTATATGTTGCGATAAGAGAAATGATAGTCAGAGGTGCTCCAGCAATAGGCGCCACTGCAGCCTTCGGTTATCTGCTAGGTGCAAAGGAAGTACTGGATGCTTCCGATGAAGTCTTGTTGGATCACATGACAACTGTTAAGAAAAGGCTTTCCGAGAGTAGGCCCACTGCCGTGAACCTCTTTTGGGCCCTGGACAGAATGGAAAACGCTCTTAATTCTAACTGGGGTTTGGAAAGGAAGAAACTCATCGAGTCGCTCGAGCGAGCGGCCCTGAGTATTGCAAAAGAGGATATAGAAATCAATAAATCGTTAGGAAGAAATGGAGCAACGGTTGTGAGAGATGGAGATGGAATTCTAACTCACTGTAATGCCGGAGCTCTTGCAACAGTCGATTACGGCACGGCTCTCGGAGTAATGCGAGCTGCTGTGGAACAGGGTAAGAGAATCAAAATCTTCGCCGATGAAACTCGCCCTTATCTTCAGGGAGCGCGGTTGACGGCCTGGGAACTCATTAAATCAGGGATCGACGTGACACTAATATGTGACAACATGGCAGGATGGGTAATGAAGAAGGGATTCATTGACCTGGTTCTAGTCGGAGCAGATAGAATTGCAGCTAATGGCGATGCCGCGAATAAAATTGGGACGTATTCCGTTGCAATACTTGCCCAGAGGCATGGGATTCCTTTCTACATAGCTGCCCCACTGAGCACTGTGGATCTCACAACCGCTTCTGGAGAAGAAATACCGATAGAAGAGAGGAGCCATAGAGAGATAACTCACATAGGCAATCAACAAATTGCGCCGGAAGGCGTGAGGTGTTTGAATCCAGCATTTGATGTAACCCCATCGAGTTTGATAACAGGAATAATCACGGAAAAGGGAATTGCGAGGCCGCCATATGACGTATCGCTGAGAGGAATGTTTGAATAG
- a CDS encoding Mrp/NBP35 family ATP-binding protein, translating into MNPKEMAERMETIRDNVKSIKNKILVMSGKGGVGKTTVAVNLALALADEGFKTGLMDIDLHGPNVARMVGLKKQPEVVEGQIFPPEALPNLKVISISSFVEEDAPVIWRGPMKTTAIYQFLGDVMWGELDFLVIDSPPGTGDEPLTVLQTLTDLVAVVVTTPQAVAVQDVKRAINLVKTMHRDILGIVENMSYLRCPHCGEVIRLFGEGGGKELENLFNIPLIGSLPFDPALVGFSDTGKSIVTNMRGSELETAYRETVREIVKRVKVQ; encoded by the coding sequence GTGAATCCAAAAGAAATGGCAGAGAGAATGGAAACCATAAGAGACAACGTTAAGTCAATAAAGAATAAGATACTCGTTATGTCTGGAAAGGGGGGAGTTGGCAAGACGACGGTCGCGGTCAATCTAGCGCTAGCTTTGGCAGATGAAGGCTTCAAGACCGGTCTGATGGATATAGATCTCCATGGACCCAACGTAGCGAGGATGGTCGGTCTGAAAAAGCAGCCCGAAGTTGTAGAAGGACAGATTTTCCCTCCCGAGGCTCTGCCTAACTTGAAGGTTATTAGCATCTCAAGTTTCGTTGAAGAGGATGCTCCGGTGATTTGGCGTGGGCCGATGAAGACGACAGCGATCTACCAGTTTCTCGGGGATGTTATGTGGGGTGAACTAGACTTTCTCGTAATCGATTCTCCTCCAGGGACGGGAGACGAGCCGCTCACCGTTCTGCAGACTCTAACCGATCTTGTGGCCGTTGTAGTCACTACTCCCCAGGCAGTTGCCGTTCAGGACGTGAAGAGGGCGATTAATCTTGTCAAGACCATGCACAGAGATATTCTTGGAATTGTCGAGAATATGTCTTATTTGAGGTGCCCACACTGCGGAGAAGTGATAAGACTCTTTGGCGAGGGCGGAGGAAAGGAACTTGAAAATCTCTTCAACATTCCGCTAATCGGTTCTCTTCCATTTGATCCCGCACTCGTAGGTTTTTCAGACACCGGGAAAAGCATTGTGACTAACATGAGAGGATCTGAGCTGGAAACCGCTTACCGCGAAACAGTGAGGGAGATAGTGAAAAGGGTGAAAGTTCAGTGA